The following are encoded in a window of Strigops habroptila isolate Jane chromosome 9, bStrHab1.2.pri, whole genome shotgun sequence genomic DNA:
- the ONECUT1 gene encoding hepatocyte nuclear factor 6 isoform X2 has translation MNAQLAMENIGDLHGVSHEPVPAAADLMSGSPHHRSAVAHRGSHLPAHPRSMGMASILDGGDYHHHHRPPDHALTGPLHPTMTMACETPPGMSMSSTYTTLTPLQPLPPISTVSDKFPHHHHHHHHHHHPHQRIPGNVSGSFTLMRDERGLASMNNLYTPYHKDVTGMGQSLSPLSGSGLGSIHNSQQGLPHYAHPSATMPAEKMLTPNGFEAHHPAMLARHGDQHLTPTSAGMVPINGIPHHPHAHLNAQSHGQILGSAREQNPSVTGSQVNSGSNSGQMEEINTKEVAQRITTELKRYSIPQAIFAQRVLCRSQGTLSDLLRNPKPWSKLKSGRETFRRMWKWLQEPEFQRMSALRLAGSLFPSSV, from the exons ATGAACGCGCAGCTGGCGATGGAGAACATCGGCGACCTGCACGGGGTGAGCCATGAGCCGGTGCCCGCCGCCGCCGACCTGATGAGCGGCAGCCCCCACCACCGGAGCGCCGTGGCCCACCGCGGCAGCCACCTGCCCGCCCACCCGCGCTCCATGGGCATGGCGTCCATCCTCGACGGCGGCgactaccaccaccaccaccggcCGCCCGACCACGCGCTGACGGGCCCCCTGCACCCCACCATGACCATGGCCTGCGAGACCCCCCCCGGCATGAGCATGAGCAGCACCTACACCACGCTCACCCCGCTGCAGCCTCTACCTCCCATCTCGACGGTCTCGGACAAGTTCcctcatcaccaccaccaccatcaccatcaccaccacccccaccaGCGGATACCGGGCAACGTGAGCGGCAGCTTCACGCTCATGCGGGACGAGAGGGGTCTGGCGTCTATGAACAATCTCTACACCCCCTACCATAAGGATGTTACCGGCATGGGGCAGAGCCTCTCTCCGTTGTCTGGATCGGGCCTGGGGAGCATCCACAACTCCCAGCAAGGGCTGCCCCACTACGCTCACCCCAGTGCCACCATGCCCGCCGAGAAAATGCTCACCCCAAACGGATTTGAAGCCCACCACCCTGCCATGTTGGCCAGGCATGGCGACCAACACCTCACCCCCACCTCCGCTGGCATGGTGCCTATCAACGGGATCCCACACCACCCCCATGCCCACTTGAACGCCCAGAGCCACGGGCAGATCCTGGGCTCTGCCAGGGAGCAAAACCCTTCTGTAACTGGTTCGCAGGTCAACAGTGGAAGTAATTCAGGGCAAATGGAAGAAATCAATACCAAAGAAGTAGCTCAGAGGATCACCACCGAGCTCAAGCGGTACAGCATCCCCCAGGCTATCTTCGCCCAGAGGGTGCTGTGCCGCTCCCAAGGGACCCTCTCAGACCTGCTGAGGAACCCCAAGCCCTGGAGCAAGCTCAAATCCGGCCGGGAGACCTTCCGCAGAATGTGGAAGTGGCTCCAGGAGCCGGAGTTTCAGCGAATGTCTGCTCTGCGGCTGGCAG GCAGCCTGTTCCCGTCCTCAGTGTAG
- the ONECUT1 gene encoding hepatocyte nuclear factor 6 isoform X3, with the protein MNAQLAMENIGDLHGVSHEPVPAAADLMSGSPHHRSAVAHRGSHLPAHPRSMGMASILDGGDYHHHHRPPDHALTGPLHPTMTMACETPPGMSMSSTYTTLTPLQPLPPISTVSDKFPHHHHHHHHHHHPHQRIPGNVSGSFTLMRDERGLASMNNLYTPYHKDVTGMGQSLSPLSGSGLGSIHNSQQGLPHYAHPSATMPAEKMLTPNGFEAHHPAMLARHGDQHLTPTSAGMVPINGIPHHPHAHLNAQSHGQILGSAREQNPSVTGSQVNSGSNSGQMEEINTKEVAQRITTELKRYSIPQAIFAQRVLCRSQGTLSDLLRNPKPWSKLKSGRETFRRMWKWLQEPEFQRMSALRLAGCNYH; encoded by the exons ATGAACGCGCAGCTGGCGATGGAGAACATCGGCGACCTGCACGGGGTGAGCCATGAGCCGGTGCCCGCCGCCGCCGACCTGATGAGCGGCAGCCCCCACCACCGGAGCGCCGTGGCCCACCGCGGCAGCCACCTGCCCGCCCACCCGCGCTCCATGGGCATGGCGTCCATCCTCGACGGCGGCgactaccaccaccaccaccggcCGCCCGACCACGCGCTGACGGGCCCCCTGCACCCCACCATGACCATGGCCTGCGAGACCCCCCCCGGCATGAGCATGAGCAGCACCTACACCACGCTCACCCCGCTGCAGCCTCTACCTCCCATCTCGACGGTCTCGGACAAGTTCcctcatcaccaccaccaccatcaccatcaccaccacccccaccaGCGGATACCGGGCAACGTGAGCGGCAGCTTCACGCTCATGCGGGACGAGAGGGGTCTGGCGTCTATGAACAATCTCTACACCCCCTACCATAAGGATGTTACCGGCATGGGGCAGAGCCTCTCTCCGTTGTCTGGATCGGGCCTGGGGAGCATCCACAACTCCCAGCAAGGGCTGCCCCACTACGCTCACCCCAGTGCCACCATGCCCGCCGAGAAAATGCTCACCCCAAACGGATTTGAAGCCCACCACCCTGCCATGTTGGCCAGGCATGGCGACCAACACCTCACCCCCACCTCCGCTGGCATGGTGCCTATCAACGGGATCCCACACCACCCCCATGCCCACTTGAACGCCCAGAGCCACGGGCAGATCCTGGGCTCTGCCAGGGAGCAAAACCCTTCTGTAACTGGTTCGCAGGTCAACAGTGGAAGTAATTCAGGGCAAATGGAAGAAATCAATACCAAAGAAGTAGCTCAGAGGATCACCACCGAGCTCAAGCGGTACAGCATCCCCCAGGCTATCTTCGCCCAGAGGGTGCTGTGCCGCTCCCAAGGGACCCTCTCAGACCTGCTGAGGAACCCCAAGCCCTGGAGCAAGCTCAAATCCGGCCGGGAGACCTTCCGCAGAATGTGGAAGTGGCTCCAGGAGCCGGAGTTTCAGCGAATGTCTGCTCTGCGGCTGGCAG gttGTAATTATCATTAG